The genomic window CTATCAAGTAAAAGGGGACACGTCAAGCGAGTCCACACCTCAGAGACACGGTTATCCGACAAGCCAAGGCAGCGATGACGACTGGGACGACGACTGGGACGACAACCAGACGACTTCGGCGACGCTGACGACTCACGACCCGAGCATCCATCACTTCAAACGCCAACCCGGTCGTGCCAACTCTGTTTCTTCACGTGGCAGTGGTGGCCAGCAAGCCAGAAGCTCAGCTACTGTCGGGAAAAACCTCAACAGGTTTTCCACCTTCGTGAAATCAGGAGGCGAGGCATTTGTTTTGGGTGAGGCGTCTGGATTAGTTAGGGATTGCGATCAGATCTGGGTGGTCATGGGTCAGTTCGGCCCCGAGTGGCAAGAGAACCCTCATCCTTTCACGTGTACCATTGATGATCCGACCAAACAGACCAAATTCAAGGGGATGAAGAGTTACATGTCCTACGGCCTCAcgcccacccacacacaaatcCCTGTGAATCGCCGCTACAAACACTTTGACTGGCTGTACGCGCGCCTCGTGGAACGCTTCCCGGTCATCTCTGTTCCCCACCTTCCAGAGAAGCAGGCCACGGGCCGATTTGAAGAGGACTTCATTTGCAAGCGCAGGAAGGGTCTGATCTGGTGGATGAACCACATGACGAGCCACCCGGTTTTATCCAGGTGTGACGTCTTCCAGCATTTCCTGACCTGCAGCAGCAGTGACGAAAAAGCCTGGAAGCAGGGCAAGCGCAAGGCAGAGAAAGATCACTTAGTGGGTGCCAACTTCTTCCTCACCATCGTCCCACCGGCCACACCGCTCGACCTCCAAGAGGTGGAAGGCAAAGTGGACGGCTTCAAAACATTCACCAAAAAGATGGACGAGAACATCGTGCAAGTTAACGTGACCATTGGGGAGTTCACCAGAAAGCAGATGACTGGATTTAAAAAGGAGTATCATAAAGTTGGACAGGCCTTT from Tachysurus vachellii isolate PV-2020 chromosome 20, HZAU_Pvac_v1, whole genome shotgun sequence includes these protein-coding regions:
- the snx18b gene encoding sorting nexin-18b, with product MALRARALYDFTPENPGEICVVENELLTLYSEDVVDGWLEGTNSRGESGLFPASYVEILSSQDSVQGNGNAGDVYSPRSGSEYAYQVKGDTSSESTPQRHGYPTSQGSDDDWDDDWDDNQTTSATLTTHDPSIHHFKRQPGRANSVSSRGSGGQQARSSATVGKNLNRFSTFVKSGGEAFVLGEASGLVRDCDQIWVVMGQFGPEWQENPHPFTCTIDDPTKQTKFKGMKSYMSYGLTPTHTQIPVNRRYKHFDWLYARLVERFPVISVPHLPEKQATGRFEEDFICKRRKGLIWWMNHMTSHPVLSRCDVFQHFLTCSSSDEKAWKQGKRKAEKDHLVGANFFLTIVPPATPLDLQEVEGKVDGFKTFTKKMDENIVQVNVTIGEFTRKQMTGFKKEYHKVGQAFRLLWQAFELDQQAYSVKLNQAMAFTGAAYETIGDYFAEQPRQDLDPVSDLLAIYQGHLANFPDIIHVQKGALTKAKESQKDKDVPAAQDIHERCNIISCATLAEIQHFHRTRVRDFKAQMQHYLLQQISFFQKITAKLEEALHMYDQA